The Collibacillus ludicampi region TGTAACGGCGGAAGAAACACTGGTCATCAGCGTACCGTTCACAGAAAATGTCCAATTCGAACCCGCGGTGGAAACCGCCCCGCTCGCCGTATCTAACTGAAGTGCATGCATCAAATTCCCTGTCACGTCCTGCACGGTTACGGGTTGCGACGATTTGGAAGTCAGGATCACTTTATCGTTAATCGGATCGTAAGAAGCTGTAACACCCGCATTGGATGTGTTAATGCGATTCAAAATAACGGACAAGCTATCCTTCGTTGTATCATAGGTAATATCAATATTATTAATCTTAAAATCACCTGTAGTTGTGCTTGTGACCGCAGTTCCGAAGTTCGCCGCGGCAGAACCTACTGCTTGCCCTAACTGTACTTGTCCTTGCGCGGTTGTCGTATAAGTATAAGGTCCGCTTCCAGATTGCTGGGCGACATCGAGACCGAGCACATGCGCAAAATTACTCGTATCACCTGCGGATCCGAATGTCATTTGCTGATTATCGGTCGTTGTTATCACGATCTGCCCGCTGCCGTTGACGGTTCCGGAAACCGTACCGCCAAACGCCGAGGAGATACGATTCAATACATCTTGAATGGTATCGGTGGAATTGACGGCAATATATTGCGTTTGTCCGCCCTTCGTAACAGCAAAGTTTCCTGTCGTTATGGCCGCGCTAAACTTTGTTGCTGTTACCGAATCTGTCCCGCTGATCAGCTGTCCGATTCTCCCTCCGCTCGTCAGCGTTGCATTGCTCCCAATGCCTGTGACGTTAATCGTATAGGTTCCTGGGGCCGCTCCTGTTCCTGCCGAGGCACTCAGGATCGTCGTATCAGCTGGAGTAGCAGTAAACGAGCCAAAGGTAGTACTGGAAGCCAACGTTTGCAACAGATTTTGCAAGGTTAGAGCGCTGTTGTTGACATTTCTCCAATCTGTCTGTTGCTGCTGAATTTTTGACAGTTGGTCATTCAAGCCGCCCGGTTGGTAAATCGCCTGCCGGTTGATATAATCCAATTGCTGAATGATCGAGTTGGTGTCAATCCCGCCCATCATCTGGGTCAGCAGTTGCATGGAATTTATTCCCATTATTTTCCTCCTTTCTTACGCTTGGCAATCTACCCAAACTCCCGCTAAACGTGCTAGATCTCGTAACGTTTTCTCGATACTTTCCGGCGGAATCTCGCGGATAATTTTCCCCGTTGCTTCATCGATGACTTTCACTCGAATTCGATGGTTTTCTTGATCAATGGAAAACTGCAAGTATTGACGATCCGTATCGAGAAGTTGTTTGAGTTTTCTTTCGATCTCCGTTGTCACATGGCTTCCCTTTTGATTCACTTGATTGTTTCTTGGGTTATGTTCAATTGTATAAAGATCTGTTTCATTAGGTGATGGATTTTTCCGTAGGGTTGAGGCAGAGCCTTCAGGAATCCGCATATCCATTTGGGATCACCCACCTCTGTTTAGCAAAGAACCGGCCATCTTCCATACGGCCGGCTCTAATCTTAATACAGATCTTAACGGAGCAATTGAAGAACTGCTTGAGGTGCTTGGTTGGCTTGTGCCAACATGGCAGTACCCGCTTGAACAAGAATTTGGTTCTTTGTAAAATTCATCATTTCGGAAGCCATATCTACGTCTTTGATACGAGAATTTGCAGCGGTAAGGTTTTGAGATGCTGTATTCAAGTTTGTAATGGTGAATTGCAAACGATTTTGTACAGCACCGAAGTTTGCACGGTAACCAGAAACTTTCGAAATGGCAGCATCGATTAAAGAAATAGAAGCCTGAGCAGAAGCAGCTTGTGTAATATTAACATTGTTAACATTCAAACCGTTCGCACCTGCTGTAACATTGTACAGGTTAACAGTAATCGTTTGATTTTTGTTCGCACCGATTTGGAAATGGAGATTTGCGATAGAACCGTTCGCGATGTTTTTGGTGTTAAACTGTGTTTGCGTTCCGATTCGGGTCAATTCGGCCTTCAATTGAGTAATCTCTTTGTTCATTTGCTGCCGATCTGCCGTTGTGTTGGTGTCGTTTGCTGCTTGCACTGCCAATTCACGCATGCGTTGCAGGATGTTGTGTACTTGATCCATCGCACCTTCCGCCGTTTGGATCAAGGAGATCGCATCCTGTGCATTGCGCGACGCTTGGTTCAAGCCCCGGATCTGTCCAGTCATTTTCTCGGAGATTGCCAAACCTGCCGCATCATCTGCAGCACTATTAATGCGGTAACCGGAAGACAGTTTCTGCATAGAGATTTGCTCATTTTGGTTATTGATGTTGAGGTTGTTGAGAGCAGACAAGCCCATCAGGTTGGTTTGAATCACCATTGCCATGTTCCATTCCTCCTTGAATGATTGTTTCTGTGCACTTCCATGTGCTTAGTCGGATTCTGCTGCCGACCTACCCTTTCTATCGGCGATTTACCCGCATAAATTTAAAAGCATTTACAGTCAAAAAAAGCCCTCTATTACAATTAACAGCAACATTTTTATACTTTTCTCTATTTTAAGCCTCATTTCATTTTGTTTAGTATTTTTTTCAGTTCATCGATCCGTAATGACTTGGATGCTTGCAAATTTTCCGCCAGTATGGCCGAGTAAATTTCCTTCCGATATACTTTAACGTCCCGTGGAGCTTGGATGGCAATCCGTACTTGTTCTCCTTTAACTTCGACGATTGTCACTTCAATCTGTTCTCCAAGCATGATCGACTCACCAGGTTTTCTTGTTAATACGAGCATGATCCTTGTACCTCCGTACTCTCTTTCAGGCACGTCATCACGAGGGGGTATCTAAACGAGAGATGGTTGAAAGCATGCAGAATGACTTGCTCGCCCGTATTATTTCGCGTATGGATCAAGATAGGAGCTAATAGATTTAACGTTATAACTCCATTTCTTGCTATTGTTGCAATCACTCGGACGAGTATATGACCCGTTTCAACCGTATCCCATCCTGCTTCTTTTCTAATCGTGTCCCTGTTAGGGTAATCAGAAACGTATGGATATGGGTCCATGAGAATAAAAGTAAGATCTGGGTCTTCTAAAGATTGCATGAAGAGAAACGGCTGATACTCCTCCAGTTCGATCATGACATACCGTTTCAAGTCCTCAAAACCAGGCAAGCCTTTAGGAAAGGTAAGTACTTGCTGGTCACCGACCTCCAGATTTCCGAAGCGAGTCGTATGGATCAACATTTGCGAATGTCATCTCCTTATCATAAATAACGGGAGCTTCTTCAGCTCCCGAGTTGTTGAATTTTTGCAAGATGATGTTTATACAGATCGATCAATTCGTTCACCGGATACCTGTATCGTGATCGAGGGATATTGCGCCATTTGAATTTGAACGTTCCCCGGGATCACCTGTGCATGAACAGCATGCGCCTGTACTTGCACCTCAGGACGATGCAAGAATACACTCGTTCGCACTACAGCCGGTTGATAGGAAAAGTGCACTGGGGATCGGGGAATCAATCCTACATTAAAGTCATGTGTTGGCGGACGAGAGTTTTCTACAGCCAAATCTGCAATTACATTTCCATTTTGAATCTCCCGCGCGAGACGGTCTCCTTCTTCCGCCTTTTTCTTTATGTAATCAAGTACAGCCTGTTGACCATCTTGGGCAAACTGACGCGCAAGCTGCCCACTAGTTGCCAGCCCCTCCTCTGCGAATGGAGCCGATTGGTCGATGGACAGTTTTCCCCTCTCAGTCTGAATATCGAGTGTCGCTGGTTGTTGCCTGATTTCTAGATCAGCCGTTTTTTGCTGAACATTCATTCGTGCAAATGATTGCGAAATACGAATAGATCCCCAAGTCTGATGAATGAGTAACGTACTCGACACGTGCACACCTACTTTTTCCAATCAAAAAGAAAAGTATACTTCATGTTCCCCTATTTTAAAAAGTCAACAAGTGTAGGTACTAAAATACGCGCACCTACAGCCAAAGATGCTTGCTGTACGTTTTCTGCCGTTTTCAGGTCAGTGATTGTCTTGGCGATATCCGCGTCTTCGACAGAAGACAAGAGCTTTTGATAGTTGGTATTCATATCATTTAATCTCTGTTCAATCAGGTTTACCCGATTGCTGCGGGCGCCTATATCCGCACGCGCAGCTAGTACTTTGTCCAGTCTCGTGCTAATGTTATCAAGCGCATTCTGTATGGTTGATGTATCGTTATTTTGCAATCCGGTGTATAACTGGTTCAGTGCCGTAAACGCATTATCGGCATCTGAATTGGCCCCGAACACGTTGTCCGCGGTGATATTGACACTGATCGTTACCCCGTCAGAAACCAAATAATCAATGCTTCTGGTATCGAAATTCGCCCATAAATTTGTAGGATCGGTTGGGCTTCCTGGGTCACTGAACGGCTTTACATCTGTCTTCTGCCCGTTAAAAATATATTTTCCGTTAAACTGTGCATTCCCCAGTTGTACCAGCTGATGGAACAGTTGTTCCACCTCTTTCGCTATGACCTGCCGATCACCGCTGTTCAATGAATCATTTGCCCCTTGAACGGCAAGCTCCCTTGCACGCTGTAAAACATCTGTGACCTGTCCGATCGTGGAGTCCGTAAAATCCAAAACGTTTGCAGCAGCGTCCGCATTGGTTTTAAACTGGTTCAAATGATTCAATTGCGCACGATAACGCAACGCGTAATTCACCCCAACAGGATCATCAGAAGGGGTATTGATCCTTTTTCCACTTGCCAACATATTTTGCAGGTTCATCATACGCTCATTACTATTCGATAAATTTTGTAACATCTGCAGATTCATCATGCTTTGCGTCACACGCATGGTTCTTTCTTCCTTTCTATATACCCAAGGAAAGGATTATTTCATTCTATTTTTTCGATCAAGTCATTTACCGAGTAATCCCCATTCCCGTAACAATCGTATTTAACAGCGAGTCGATCGTCGTTACCATCCGCGCTGCCGCACCGTACGCCTGCTGATATTTGATCATATTAGCCATTTCTTCATCAAGAGAGACACCGCTGACCGATTGACGCATGGTGTCCATCTGGTTGACCAAGGAATTCTGGTTCTTCTCCATTTGATCGGCCTCTTGCCCTTGAACTCCCAATTGGCCAACCATCGAGCGAAGAAAATCCTCAAAAGTACCCGCGGAGGAAGTCGCAAATGTTACGCTTTGGTTATACATATTACCAATGGATAATGCGTTGTTTCCATCTCCGCTTAAAGTACCCGAATCATTTGTATAAATCGAATTTGGCGAAGCAGCAGCTATGAGGCTTGTGTCCGTTATAGCTACCTGAATACTCGCCGCCGGGTTGCTTGGATTCGCAGTAAAGAAATCTACATTTGTAGGTTGAGAGGAAGACAAGGTATACCCTTGTTTATGTTGTGTATTGATCTGGGTGACGAGCGTGTTTGTAAAATCATTTAACTGGTTGATATACGTATCCACGTAGATGTTCTGCGAGTCCACCAACCCCTTTAGTTCTCCCGATTGGATGTTAAGCGAAGGGGTATCGTAGTCTGAGGACTGTGGATTTGTAATTGCATGATCTACGGTATAAAAAGTACCACTGTCATAGACCACGTGCTTCCAAGTGGTCGATCCGTCATCGACCAGGACAGTCTTATCTCCAACCTGAAGCGTGTACGATTGATTATTCTCCGTTACTTTTACATCAGCAATTTTCGAAAGTTGATCCACAAGGTAATCTCTCTGGTCGCGCAAATCGTTTGCATTCGCCCCAAAGGTCTCAGCGCTCTTGATTTGTACGTTCAGTTTTTGAATCTGATCAATATAGGAATTTACTTGGGTCACCTGCGTTTGAATGTTTGTCTGCAGATCGTTGTTCAGATCATTTAGTTGTTGGGCTGTTTCATTCAACAAGTCTGCCAGTTGTTTTCCTCTTTGCAAAACGACTGACCTTGCGGATGGATTGTTCGGGTCTGTACTTAACGTTTGCCACGCATTAAAAAACTGATTCAGCGCACTTGTTAGTCCGGTATCGGAAGGTTCATTCAAAATCGCCTGTAACTTATTCACTGTATCGCTCTTAACTTCCCATTCGCCCAACAACTGGTTTTGATTGCGGTATTGCGTATCCAGAAAGCTTTCACGCATGCGCGTAATCGATTGTACGTCGACCCCCGTTCCGATTTGGCCGACAAGTCCGCCACTCGTCATGCTCGGGTAGTACATAGGTTGAGAGGCAACCATATTCACCACTTGACGGGAATATCCCGGTGTGTTCGCATTGGAAATGTTTTGACCGACCGTATTGAGGGCGGTTTGTTGCGCGAACAGGGCGCGTTTCATCATTTCAAGACCAAAAAAGGTCGAGCTCATGCAAAAGTCCTCCTATCGCAATATCCTGCTTCATACCTTGGCGTCAAAAAAGCTTCTTCGCGGAGCCGACGCCGTCGTCCCCCGTTCGTGATACTGAATAGAGTTCGGGATATCAGTGAGCAAATCGAGTGTCATTTGCACGAACGCGAGCGACTGGCGCAAAAGCTGCGCATTGAGCTCATTGGCCTTCTTCAGTTCGTCCAGCACCGATGTGAGCCGTTCGATCATCCCCTTCATGCGAGCGGAGAGGAACGGATCTCCGAGCAGCGAAGGCAATTGACGGGCGGTCAGAGATTCTTCCGCCATCCCCTTTTTCCGCGCGAACGCAGCGACATGAGACATACGTTCTTTCTCCAACGATTCGATCCGCTGAATCCATCTCCATTCTTGTCCCGTTAAGGCGGAGAGCTTGTCCAACTCCCCTTTTATCAGAATGTCCTTTTTTTCATGGGCCAGAGACAATAACGCTTCATGCGCTTGAAGCAACTCATCGAAAATGGCGAACAACTGTTTTTCGTCTGTCACACGATCACCGCCTCATCGTTTGCCATGCCAGAAATCCACGATTTTCTCCGCCACTTGCCTTGAGTCCACACGGTAGGTTCCCGCCTTGATCGCCTGACGAATGGTCTCAATACGCTCAGTGTTTGCTGAGGGAACATTCGAAGTGTCTTGTACGGTTGTGCCGCTCGCCGATTCTTCCGCCAAACGCTTCGCTTCGTTTGAAATCTCGATCTGGTCTTGGCGATTGCCGCGGCGCCGTTCTTCACGCGGGACTTGCGCACCGATCTTCTGATACGCTTGTATCGGCGCTGTCCGCTGAATGTCATTGATTTTCATTCCATACACCCCTTCCGAAAAAAAGAGCCGAAACATGTCTTTCTCCATGTATCGGCTCTTTTTGCACTTTTGCAAAGAGATGAGAATCCGTGTATTCTTTCGTGACGGTCAATCATTGCACGTTATCGGCGAGAATCACCTTCAGATCCGCTTTTTTATACAGGATGGAGATTCCGCTCGATACGGTTTCCATCCTCCAATGACTAATTTTTGAAATAATACTTACCGGATTTCTTTTCCATAGAAGACTTCTCTTTTTTAACACTTTCGAATCCTTTTTGTAATTCGGCTGTACATTTGGAACAAAAACGCCCTTTGGAAATCAAATCGTTGCACCTTTCGCACGGATAAGTAAGATTGGGTGTATTGACCACTGTGAGGCGTCCTTCTCGAATAAACCGGATGATTACGTCAATCGGAACGCCTGTTTCTTCACTGACTTCATAGGTCGAAGCATAGCGATTTTCTTTCAGGTAGTTTCTTACATCCAAGAATTGTTGCTCTTCTTCGCGAATGCAAATGGGGCATATATCACGCGCCACCTTATTGAATAAGCGGCCGCAGTTCCGACAATTGGCCAATCCCATTCCGATCCACTCCTTCACCGACATTATACGGCAGGAGCAAGAAAATGTCGCTAGTTTTGGGAGAATTCTTTCATTGCTAAGCGAACATTGAAGTCCTGTGAAAAAGTCATAGATCAATAGGTAAATGCATCGTGAATGTCGAAGAGATAAGAAAACATAGAAAGAAATGAGCGATTACGATGAAATCGAAAGCATCAAGGCAATCATAATCCATCTTGTGGATTCGTGTATCACTGCCGGCTTAATGAAATCTGACGTTTACGTGGGAGTTTACGGGACTCACGTACGTGCCCAAGTGTCCGTTCATATCCTGAGGAAATCACGCTGCCCCCGTTCAAACGCATACAATCGGAAGGCAAATACCGACAAATCCAGAATAGGCGTATTCGTTGTGTGAACATGCCTTTGCAGAAGCGAAAACGGTATATGGACTGGATCGAACGCGAAGTAGGGGTCTGGAATGTGTGCAGAAACAAGCGCTGCTCGCCATAATTGTTAAAACTCTGAAATGCCGGTTTAAGAAAAAACGACCTAAAACCGGGATTTTAGACTGCCAAAATCCGTCTTTCACCGGACTTTTAGACGTTTTAGACCAATCGATTGGAAATACTAAATAATAAGGATATGTTCAAGATCGGAGTCGATGGTTCATGAGAAAATATACGTTATTGAGTATTGAAGAACGAATAAAAAAATCGAGAGGATTGCAAAACATGATTCAAAGCCGAAGAGAGCAACGGCCAAATGATAACAAACCTCGAACAGAGGAAGAAAAATTAATATTGATGGAAAGTTCCTATAGAAACTGGGAGAGAGATATGGTGAAAGTGGGAAAGAGGAAGTGGAAATATGTTGGAAAATAAGGAGAAGTATCTCGCGTAGACAACCGCCATGCTGGGCGCTCACAAAAAATAAACCAGCCGTCACTGACTGGATAATTGCTGCTTGTTCATTTCCTTCATCACATTCACGTCCAACCATAGATCCGAATATTGTTTGTGCACTAAGCGAATAGTCATATCTAGTTGCATAACTCGGGTTTCAATCGTATTTGCTTGTGACTGCAGGTGTTTCAAATCGGTTTTGACTTCTCGCACGTCCTTTTCTATGTTTTCTAACCTTTGTTCAACTTTCTCTAACCTTTTTTCAACGTTCTCTAGCCTTTGTTCAAAACTCTCTAACCTTTGTTCAAGCCGATCAAAACGACTACCCATTTGTTCCATTAATTGTTTCAATAATTCTTCCATCGCGTTTCGGCACCTCCCCTTTTAGAATTATATCACTCATTTGATTGGTACGGTACAACCTTCAAATGTCTATCCTCGTAGGTGA contains the following coding sequences:
- the fliD gene encoding flagellar filament capping protein FliD translates to MGINSMQLLTQMMGGIDTNSIIQQLDYINRQAIYQPGGLNDQLSKIQQQQTDWRNVNNSALTLQNLLQTLASSTTFGSFTATPADTTILSASAGTGAAPGTYTINVTGIGSNATLTSGGRIGQLISGTDSVTATKFSAAITTGNFAVTKGGQTQYIAVNSTDTIQDVLNRISSAFGGTVSGTVNGSGQIVITTTDNQQMTFGSAGDTSNFAHVLGLDVAQQSGSGPYTYTTTAQGQVQLGQAVGSAAANFGTAVTSTTTGDFKINNIDITYDTTKDSLSVILNRINTSNAGVTASYDPINDKVILTSKSSQPVTVQDVTGNLMHALQLDTASGAVSTAGSNWTFSVNGTLMTSVSSAVTNVIPGVTVNLLKTGQTTLTISSNTSQAVTAVQNFVSQFNSLYNMIGNLIGKDGDLQGDATLASFQANIRDAVTGPITQTMDNSGNTVPLPNYPQNSLMGIGISTGAIGSPVGTTNSLTVDTNKLTAALQQNPAMVRDLITGMALKLNQVLTNMTGMVNTLNGSSVNVSQLTGISTSQDQLYQNMIKDLQDQIQQVNDMADQQKQLLIAQFTAMNEAISQSHMQGNALLGFLGH
- a CDS encoding flagellar protein FlaG — its product is MDMRIPEGSASTLRKNPSPNETDLYTIEHNPRNNQVNQKGSHVTTEIERKLKQLLDTDRQYLQFSIDQENHRIRVKVIDEATGKIIREIPPESIEKTLRDLARLAGVWVDCQA
- a CDS encoding flagellin N-terminal helical domain-containing protein, producing the protein MVIQTNLMGLSALNNLNINNQNEQISMQKLSSGYRINSAADDAAGLAISEKMTGQIRGLNQASRNAQDAISLIQTAEGAMDQVHNILQRMRELAVQAANDTNTTADRQQMNKEITQLKAELTRIGTQTQFNTKNIANGSIANLHFQIGANKNQTITVNLYNVTAGANGLNVNNVNITQAASAQASISLIDAAISKVSGYRANFGAVQNRLQFTITNLNTASQNLTAANSRIKDVDMASEMMNFTKNQILVQAGTAMLAQANQAPQAVLQLLR
- the csrA gene encoding carbon storage regulator CsrA; the protein is MLVLTRKPGESIMLGEQIEVTIVEVKGEQVRIAIQAPRDVKVYRKEIYSAILAENLQASKSLRIDELKKILNKMK
- the fliW gene encoding flagellar assembly protein FliW codes for the protein MLIHTTRFGNLEVGDQQVLTFPKGLPGFEDLKRYVMIELEEYQPFLFMQSLEDPDLTFILMDPYPYVSDYPNRDTIRKEAGWDTVETGHILVRVIATIARNGVITLNLLAPILIHTRNNTGEQVILHAFNHLSFRYPLVMTCLKESTEVQGSCSY
- a CDS encoding DUF6470 family protein, producing MSSTLLIHQTWGSIRISQSFARMNVQQKTADLEIRQQPATLDIQTERGKLSIDQSAPFAEEGLATSGQLARQFAQDGQQAVLDYIKKKAEEGDRLAREIQNGNVIADLAVENSRPPTHDFNVGLIPRSPVHFSYQPAVVRTSVFLHRPEVQVQAHAVHAQVIPGNVQIQMAQYPSITIQVSGERIDRSV
- the flgL gene encoding flagellar hook-associated protein FlgL, translated to MRVTQSMMNLQMLQNLSNSNERMMNLQNMLASGKRINTPSDDPVGVNYALRYRAQLNHLNQFKTNADAAANVLDFTDSTIGQVTDVLQRARELAVQGANDSLNSGDRQVIAKEVEQLFHQLVQLGNAQFNGKYIFNGQKTDVKPFSDPGSPTDPTNLWANFDTRSIDYLVSDGVTISVNITADNVFGANSDADNAFTALNQLYTGLQNNDTSTIQNALDNISTRLDKVLAARADIGARSNRVNLIEQRLNDMNTNYQKLLSSVEDADIAKTITDLKTAENVQQASLAVGARILVPTLVDFLK
- the flgK gene encoding flagellar hook-associated protein FlgK, translated to MSSTFFGLEMMKRALFAQQTALNTVGQNISNANTPGYSRQVVNMVASQPMYYPSMTSGGLVGQIGTGVDVQSITRMRESFLDTQYRNQNQLLGEWEVKSDTVNKLQAILNEPSDTGLTSALNQFFNAWQTLSTDPNNPSARSVVLQRGKQLADLLNETAQQLNDLNNDLQTNIQTQVTQVNSYIDQIQKLNVQIKSAETFGANANDLRDQRDYLVDQLSKIADVKVTENNQSYTLQVGDKTVLVDDGSTTWKHVVYDSGTFYTVDHAITNPQSSDYDTPSLNIQSGELKGLVDSQNIYVDTYINQLNDFTNTLVTQINTQHKQGYTLSSSQPTNVDFFTANPSNPAASIQVAITDTSLIAAASPNSIYTNDSGTLSGDGNNALSIGNMYNQSVTFATSSAGTFEDFLRSMVGQLGVQGQEADQMEKNQNSLVNQMDTMRQSVSGVSLDEEMANMIKYQQAYGAAARMVTTIDSLLNTIVTGMGITR
- a CDS encoding flagellar protein FlgN produces the protein MTDEKQLFAIFDELLQAHEALLSLAHEKKDILIKGELDKLSALTGQEWRWIQRIESLEKERMSHVAAFARKKGMAEESLTARQLPSLLGDPFLSARMKGMIERLTSVLDELKKANELNAQLLRQSLAFVQMTLDLLTDIPNSIQYHERGTTASAPRRSFFDAKV
- the flgM gene encoding flagellar biosynthesis anti-sigma factor FlgM — protein: MKINDIQRTAPIQAYQKIGAQVPREERRRGNRQDQIEISNEAKRLAEESASGTTVQDTSNVPSANTERIETIRQAIKAGTYRVDSRQVAEKIVDFWHGKR
- a CDS encoding TIGR03826 family flagellar region protein, which translates into the protein MGLANCRNCGRLFNKVARDICPICIREEEQQFLDVRNYLKENRYASTYEVSEETGVPIDVIIRFIREGRLTVVNTPNLTYPCERCNDLISKGRFCSKCTAELQKGFESVKKEKSSMEKKSGKYYFKN